The following are from one region of the Flavobacteriales bacterium genome:
- a CDS encoding Bax inhibitor-1/YccA family protein, with protein MALIQKSSNPAMNEKIIQGLYAEKATVAHEPMTVAGAVNKSFILLALALASAVITWTQTLGTGQVNPILMWGGAIGGFVVALITIFRPQSSNITAPIYAVLEGLFLGAVSAMYASLYDGIVLQAVALTFGTFLTLLLAYRSGWIRVTDKMRWGIVAATGGIFFIYMLSWIMSLFGSTFSLPHNSGWVGIGFSLLVVVVAALNLILDFDFIDKAAEARAPKYMEWYSAFGLLVTLVWLYLEFLRLLSKLRD; from the coding sequence TTATACGCAGAAAAAGCGACCGTGGCGCATGAGCCTATGACCGTGGCCGGTGCGGTAAATAAAAGCTTCATACTACTGGCATTGGCACTTGCTTCAGCCGTAATTACCTGGACGCAAACATTGGGAACGGGTCAGGTAAATCCCATTTTAATGTGGGGAGGCGCTATCGGGGGATTCGTCGTAGCGCTGATCACGATCTTCAGACCTCAGTCCTCGAACATCACTGCTCCCATTTACGCCGTGCTCGAAGGACTGTTTTTGGGTGCTGTTTCGGCCATGTATGCGAGTTTATACGATGGAATCGTTTTGCAGGCGGTGGCCCTTACTTTCGGAACCTTTCTCACTTTACTGCTGGCCTACCGCAGCGGTTGGATCCGTGTTACGGATAAAATGCGTTGGGGTATCGTGGCAGCGACGGGTGGAATCTTCTTCATTTACATGCTGAGCTGGATCATGAGTCTATTCGGCTCTACGTTTTCGTTACCTCATAACAGCGGATGGGTAGGTATCGGCTTTAGTCTGCTCGTAGTGGTCGTTGCAGCTCTCAACCTGATCTTGGATTTCGACTTTATCGATAAAGCCGCAGAAGCTCGCGCACCAAAGTATATGGAGTGGTACTCTGCCTTCGGACTATTAGTTACCTTGGTTTGGTTGTACCTCGAATTCTTGCGACTACTCAGTAAACTGCGCGATTAA
- a CDS encoding DUF456 domain-containing protein: MDWFLAILGGILMLVGILGAVLPVLPGPPISFVGLLLLHWTSWVEFSTTFLVLMGAIAAIVTALDYFVPVWGTKKFGGSKSGQRGSMIGLIVGVFFFPPIGIIVGPFLGAVIAELMINANDFNKALKSGLGSLMGFLLGTGLKLGACLLMTVYFVHELVLN, translated from the coding sequence ATGGATTGGTTCCTAGCCATATTAGGAGGAATATTGATGCTGGTAGGCATATTGGGTGCGGTTTTGCCCGTACTACCCGGTCCGCCCATCAGCTTCGTAGGCCTTCTCCTATTGCACTGGACCTCTTGGGTGGAGTTCTCGACCACCTTTCTGGTTCTAATGGGGGCTATTGCCGCGATCGTCACCGCTCTCGATTACTTTGTCCCCGTTTGGGGCACGAAGAAATTCGGCGGCAGTAAATCGGGCCAACGCGGATCCATGATTGGGCTGATCGTGGGTGTTTTCTTTTTTCCTCCTATTGGCATTATCGTAGGACCCTTCCTCGGTGCCGTGATCGCCGAACTCATGATCAACGCCAATGACTTCAACAAAGCCCTGAAATCGGGTCTCGGTTCACTCATGGGATTCTTGCTCGGAACCGGACTCAAGCTCGGTGCTTGCCTGTTGATGACGGTATATTTCGTTCACGAGTTGGTTTTAAACTGA
- a CDS encoding FAD-binding protein, giving the protein MPYSAITPERINELRDLLGADYVKTDEETREEHGRDYTEDLQYTPEVVVFPGNTEEVSLLLKWCNALRIPIAPRGAGTGLSGGALPVERGISLSMKRFNRIIEIDERNLQATAEPGVINQVFQEAVQEKGLFYPPDPASKGSCSLGGNWAENAGGPKAVKYGVTNEYLLNMEVVLPSGEVIWTGANVLKNATGYNLTQLIAGSEGTLGVITKGVVKLRPFPRENRLILVHFKSAEKACEAASAVFRAGLVPSAMEFMERDAIQLTLNTVDDAPDLLGPDDEAHLLIEVDGNDPDVLFGELEQIVSVVSEFEAGEIHFAESAAEKDRLWMIRRKIGEAVKAHSIYKEEDTVVPRAELPKLLKGVKDVGKHYGFKSVCYGHAGDGNLHVNILKGDLSEKQWKQEIPLAISEIFMLCFSLGGTISGEHGIGLVQKEYMDIVFDEANLALQKSIKDLFDPNAILNPGKIFP; this is encoded by the coding sequence ATGCCATACAGCGCCATCACGCCCGAACGCATTAATGAGCTAAGGGATTTACTGGGAGCCGATTACGTTAAAACCGACGAAGAAACACGCGAAGAACACGGCCGCGATTATACTGAGGATCTACAGTATACACCTGAGGTGGTCGTTTTTCCGGGGAATACCGAAGAGGTAAGCCTTTTACTGAAGTGGTGCAATGCACTCCGCATCCCCATCGCGCCGCGAGGCGCAGGAACCGGCCTTAGCGGAGGGGCGTTACCCGTAGAACGAGGTATAAGCCTCAGTATGAAGCGCTTCAACAGGATCATTGAGATCGATGAGCGAAATCTTCAGGCGACCGCGGAGCCGGGTGTGATCAATCAGGTGTTTCAGGAAGCCGTCCAGGAAAAAGGGCTTTTTTATCCGCCCGACCCCGCCAGTAAGGGGAGTTGTAGTTTGGGCGGAAATTGGGCCGAGAACGCGGGTGGACCCAAAGCTGTGAAGTACGGGGTTACCAACGAGTATCTCTTGAATATGGAGGTAGTATTACCCAGCGGGGAGGTCATTTGGACCGGTGCCAATGTGCTCAAGAATGCCACGGGATACAACCTAACTCAACTGATCGCCGGAAGTGAGGGAACACTTGGCGTTATAACCAAAGGAGTGGTGAAGCTCCGTCCGTTTCCGCGAGAGAATCGTTTGATCTTGGTGCATTTTAAGTCGGCTGAAAAGGCGTGTGAAGCCGCGAGCGCCGTATTTAGAGCGGGGCTGGTTCCGAGCGCGATGGAATTCATGGAGCGCGATGCTATTCAGCTTACCTTAAATACGGTTGATGATGCCCCGGACCTTTTGGGCCCCGACGACGAAGCCCATTTGCTTATAGAAGTTGACGGCAACGACCCGGATGTCCTTTTCGGGGAGTTGGAGCAGATCGTGAGCGTGGTGAGTGAATTCGAGGCCGGAGAAATTCACTTCGCAGAAAGTGCCGCTGAAAAGGACCGACTTTGGATGATCCGTCGAAAAATAGGAGAGGCCGTAAAAGCGCACTCCATTTATAAGGAAGAAGATACGGTGGTGCCTCGAGCAGAGTTGCCAAAGCTGTTAAAAGGGGTTAAGGACGTCGGCAAGCACTACGGATTCAAGAGCGTATGTTACGGTCATGCGGGAGATGGAAACCTCCATGTTAACATTCTGAAAGGTGATTTATCTGAGAAGCAATGGAAGCAGGAAATACCTTTGGCTATCTCTGAGATCTTCATGCTTTGCTTTAGTTTAGGAGGAACCATCAGCGGCGAGCACGGTATTGGGCTAGTACAAAAGGAATACATGGACATTGTTTTCGACGAAGCCAATTTGGCGCTTCAGAAAAGCATAAAGGATCTCTTTGATCCGAATGCAATATTGAATCCCGGAAAGATATTTCCGTGA